The sequence below is a genomic window from Cryobacterium arcticum.
CACCAGGAGGAAGTCAGTGAGTTGCACCCACCCGGCCGAGGCTGGATACGTCACGGTGTCGGCAGAGACACGGGCGCTCCCCACCCCGATGCCGAACATCGACATGCCACTCTCGCTGGGGCTGCACGCAGCCACGAAGTGGCCGTCGGGGCCGGAGAGCAGCAGACAGACGCCGTCATCCGTGTCCGCATCAGAGTAGGACGCCACGAAGTAGTCCACGTGATCGAGCGTTCCCACGAGCCGGCTCGAGTCCAGATCGATATCGAGGTCTTCGGTGTCCACGGGCCAGGCATCCTCCGCCTCCCGAGGAGTGCCCAGCACGGCACCTATATGGGGATTGGCAGTGCCTGCGGCACATCCCGAGAGTGCCACGGCCACTCCGACGACCAGCAGCCCCGCCACCCAGGCCGGTCCGGTCTTCGTCCTGCGTTGCATGAGAGCCCCCGCTCGTCGCCACCCGTGGTCGTGGCCGAAATCTAGCAGGACTCGGGCGGCAGCCGCCGTTTGTGAGGACATCGGTCGAAAAAGAGGACGTTTTGGCCAATTCCGTCCTTCTAAAATCACTTTCTCCTCTTAACGCGGTGCGGCACAAGAGAAGGGGCCGCACAGTGTGCGGCCCCTTCTCTTTAATCGCGTGCGACTAGATCTGTACCTCGCCGCGCCAGCCGTCGTTCTGGTTGGCCGGGTTCTCGACGAACTCCTTGAAGTTCTTGAGGTCCTTCTTGATCACGTGGTCGTCCACACCGAAGACGGCGCCGACCTTCTCCAGGAAGCCCTCCGCCTCCCAGTCGAGCTGCACGGTGACCTTGGACGTCGTGTCGCTGAGCTTGTGGAAGGTGACAACACCGGCGTGGTTCTCCTCGCCGGAGGTGCTGTTCCAGGCCACCCGCTCGTCGGGGTGCTGCTCGGTGATCACGGCGTCGAACTCACGTTCTGCTCCGGCGATCTTCACCACCCAGTGCGTGTGCGTGTCGTCGATCTGCTTGATCGACTGCACGAAGTCCAGGAAGTGCGGGAACGACTCGAACTGGGTCCACTGGTTGTACGCGGTGCGTACGGGAACGTCGACGTCGATGGTCTCGATTACTTGGGTCATCGTCTTCCTCTGTCCTCTTCGTGCGGCGGGTGAGCGCCGCAGGGTAGATTCCGCGATGTCACGGTCTCAGCCATTGGGTACGCAGTTGTTGGAATCACAGTTGCTGCGTTCATAGTTGTGACGGTCGAACGAGGCGATTCGTCACGTTGACCGGCGGAATTGGTCCGAAAGCGGTGTATTGCTTACGCCGTGGCCTTGCCGGTCGGCCTGGTGGAGTCCTTGGCCGTGGGCTTGCGGGGCTTCCGGTCCTCCGCGCTGACCATCCAGATGTACTGCTCGAGCTTCAGGATGAAGCCGTTCAGAATGTCCGCGCTGGCCGGGTCCGCCTCGTCGACGGCCTCGTGAATCTCGCGGATGTTG
It includes:
- a CDS encoding SRPBCC family protein is translated as MTQVIETIDVDVPVRTAYNQWTQFESFPHFLDFVQSIKQIDDTHTHWVVKIAGAEREFDAVITEQHPDERVAWNSTSGEENHAGVVTFHKLSDTTSKVTVQLDWEAEGFLEKVGAVFGVDDHVIKKDLKNFKEFVENPANQNDGWRGEVQI